Genomic segment of Phycisphaerales bacterium:
CGCCCGGCCGCTTCGATCCAGACACGCCAGCGTCGTCGCCGCAACCGCCAGCCGCTCGTGATCGCGCCAAAGCGTGTATTCGTGCTTGATTTTGACATGACTCGCTTCGGTGAGCGTCGTCTCGAGGCGGAGCAGATCGTCGTAGAGAGCCGGCTTGCGGTATTTCACGTTCAGTTCCACCACCGCGAGGCTGACACCCTCCTGCTCGAGACTTGCATACGAGACGCCGTCAGCGCGGAGCAGCTCCGTGCGGCCCATCTCGAACCACACGGCGTACGCCGAATGGTGGGCCACGTTCATCGGATCGCACTCGCAGTAGCGAACGCGGATCGTGATCTCGTGTGTGCGCATATTCAGTCGATCGCGTGCCGCAGGGCGAGCAGGGCGTAAGAGGTGGCGAGAACGGGATCACCCTCCATCCAGCGCTCGGCCTCATTGACGAAGCTGCCGTCGGGCCGCTGGAGGGAGGCGAGTTTGTCGATCAGATCGTTGGCCCAGTCGCGCGGTTCGCCCGGCGTGCCGTCCGGCTTGAGCGGCGTGATGGTCGTGCTGCCCCAGGCGTCGAGTGAGCGGCTCATCGTGACCAGGTAGTAGTAGTATCCCTGCATCCCCATGCCGGGGTTCTCATCCAGCGTGTAGTGCTGCTTGAGCCATTCGAACGCGGTGACCACGCGCGGATCATCGTGGTCCAGGTTGGCGTAGAGGTAACTCTTGAAACCCGAATACGTCATCGAGCCATAGCAGCGCAGCCGCGACACCTGCGTGCCATCGTCCATCGTCTCTTCGATCATCCCGGCCTTCGACTCACCGGCGCCGACGGATTGATTGTTCGGGCTGGTTGAATAGATGAAGCCGCCCTGCGTCGAGCCGTCGGCGTATGGCATGTCGTTGAGTTCATCGGACATCTGCGTGCGCTGGAGGAAGACCACGGCGCGCTGGAAGGCCGGGTCGTTGCAATCGAGGCCGCTGTCATGCAGGCCCTGGAGCATGGTGGCGAGGTTCGAATTATCCGGCCGGCTGTCGGTGGTGTAGCCCGCGCCGCCGTAGTACGGATGAGACGGATCGATCGCGTTGCCATCCGGCCCGGTCTGGCCGTCGCACTGGATGGAGCGGACGAAGTCCTGCGCCGGCTTGATCGCAGCCGCCGCGTCGGGCCGGCCGACCTGGGCCAGCGCGCTCAGCGCCAGTGAAGTGTTGTAGTTGCTGAGTATGCGGTCATAGATCCCGCCGTCTTCCTGCCTGAAGGACAGGATGTAATCGAGGCCGCGCCTGACGCCCGGATCGCTCTCGTCGATGTCCGGCTCCATGAGCATGCCGGTGAGCACCAGCGCGCTGATGCCCGGCAGGTGCGGCTTGCCCTCCTCGGGCAGGGCCCAGCCGCCGGTGGCCTCATCCTGCTGCGTGCGCAAGTAGGCAATCGAGCGCTCGATGAGTTGGCGGGCGATTTTGTAGTGCGCTTCGTCGATTCCATTGCGGCGCTCGATGCCAGATTCGTGCGCAGACGAGCGGAATCCGGCCGTGCACAGCAAGGTCGCGGCAAGGGCAGCAACCATGAGCAGGCGAAGTCGATTCATGTGCGTCTCCTTGTGGATGATACCGGCCATCGGCAGGCGCACGCGTCAGGATTCGGGCCGATTCTGCCGGCGCACCTGGCGCTGCAGTTCGTCCAGGCGCCGCATCTCTTCTTCCAGACGCTCGCGACGGCGGGCGATGTCCGCTTCCGCCGGAGAATCGTACCGTTCCCGCTTCACGGCGAGCGGATCGGGAAACGCATCGGAAGGCACGGTCGGCGCCGCGGCGCTCAGGGGCGGATGGGCGAGCACCTGGCCGGCGGCCATCCACGTCAGCGCGGTGCACAGCAGCATGACCAGCGCCAGAACGGCCGCCGCCACGACCGGCCACTGACTGCCGCTCGACGCGCCGGCGCCCAGGTAGACCACCAGACCGTAGAGCACGGCCATGATCGCCGACGTCGCTGCAGCGCCGATGGCCGGCGCGCGGCCGCGATCCGACTGCTGACCGAGCCCGAACGCCACCAGCGCCAGCGAGCCGAGGACGTTGGTGAGCAGCAGGAGCACGGCGGGCTTGTTTCCCCCCGCCGCCTGGCTCGTGTCGAGGGCGCCGCTGTGAAGAAGATTGCCTTCCCAGAACGCGATGCCGCAGCACGCGCAGGTGGAGAGCCCCAGCAGCGTCGCGCCTACACCCTGCATGACAAACCCGACGCCGCGCGCGAACGTGCGCTGCGATGCCGTGGGATCGGTGGGGCGATCATCCTCGACATCGGGCTGTGCGGTGTCGCCGCCGCTCATCTCGTCTCGCCTTGCAGGGCGGGCCAGAGCCAGCGCGCGATGAACAGGTGCATCGAAGCCATGGTGCCAAAGAGCAGCACGCCCATGGTCATCGACATCGGGCTGCCGGCGCTGATGGCGGCGATGATCGCCAGCAGCGCCAGCAGGATGAAGACCAGCGCCTGCGCCACAGCCGCCGCCAGCGCCAACCACGCCATCGCCCGCACATTCAGGCGCACGGGCACGGCCGTGAGAACATAAACCGCGCCGCCGATGGCGACGGCGACGAGCCAGGCGCTTCGGTCGCTCCACGCGGCCGTCATTTCCATGGGCAGCACGGTCAGCCCCAGCGGCAGCAGTTGAGCCAGGCCGATGGCGACCATCACGGCCGAGGCGCGCTGCCGCGCATGTGCGGCCGAGATCGGCGCCTCAACGGGTTGCGAGGGCGTTGACGATTGCGATTCATCCATCCGCCCGATCATAGCGGTTTGGATTCAGCGCCGGCCGGGCGGCCGCCGAGCGCCGAGCCATAGGCGAGCGTGAGCAATACGTTGAATGCGAATGCGGCCTCGATTCGCCCGGCGAGTTGCGCCGCGGGAAGCACCGCCGGCGCCAGGGCCAGAAAAGCGCACATCAATGCCGCGGGCATCAGCGCGCCGAAGGGATGCACGAGCCGGTTGCATGAGAGCAGGCCGATCATCGCCGGCATAGCCAGCAACGTCGCCATTCCGCCGGCGAAGTCAAAGCACGCCAGCGACAGGCCGGCAATCAGCATCGCGCCCAGCAGCCAGCGAGCCGGCGGCAGGAGATGCGACTGCCCCTGCAGCCGCTCCGCCCGGCGCCAGATGATCAGCCGCTGAAGCGTCGCGGCGATGATGAAGTAAGAGGTGATGTGCAACGTGTTCTCGCGCGCCAGAGCCACCATCACCAGCCCGTAAAGCAGCGACACAGCAAGGCCCGCGAGCGTGAACAGATCCGGCGTCATCCGCCGCGCAAAGAGCGCCAGCAGCCCCTGCCAGATGATCGGCCAACACGCCGCAACGAGCGACCAGATGACCAGCGTCGCCTCGATCATGCCGGGAATGAGCCGGCCGCCCTGGGCCAGCACCGGCGTGAGATAGTGCAGCGCCAGCGCCGGCAGCAGGAATACCACTCCCGTAGCCCAACGGCTCGTCCACTCGTAGGCGAGGCGCTGGCGCAGTTGCCCGGCCGTCACGCTCGGCACGAACGAACTGCTCGTACGGTCGCGCGGCTCAAAGCCCATGCGGCGCGCCACGTCGGCCACGCGATCACTGAGCGCTTCATCAACGGGCTGCTCGCTCTCGATCTCGAGCCACATGCCCGCGGGATCGGCGCGCGCGACGACGCCCAGCGCTTCATGAAGCGCGCGCGTCAGGTCGCGGGCGATGATCGGATCGCCCATCCCGTCGAGCATAAACGTAAAGCGGTGTGTCAGGGCGGCCGGCATGATTCTCGAAGCGCTCTCCTGCGCAGAGCCTTCGTTTCACGGCTCGTCGTTGCGGCTGGACGGCGCGGCTAGACGGCGCGGCGGGTGCCGTCGAACGGCGCCTGCTCGATCTCATCGGGCTCATCGTCTTCGTATTCGAAATCCTCTTCGTCCTCGCCGCCTTCCTCGTCCTCATCTTCGTATTCATCGACCGCTTCGGCGTCATCCACCTCGCCGCCCTCGTCACCGTCCTGTTCATCACCCGAGAACAGCGTGCCGTCAGCCTCGCCTTCCTCCATCATGCGGCGCATCTGCTCCCACTCCT
This window contains:
- a CDS encoding acyl-CoA thioesterase, whose protein sequence is MRTHEITIRVRYCECDPMNVAHHSAYAVWFEMGRTELLRADGVSYASLEQEGVSLAVVELNVKYRKPALYDDLLRLETTLTEASHVKIKHEYTLWRDHERLAVAATTLACLDRSGRAVALPPILRAHADRS